The sequence below is a genomic window from bacterium.
TCTGGGAACCATCGATTACATCGGGTTGGGCCTGTTGGCGGCGGGGTGGATCGTCTGGATTCTGGCGCGGAGTCCCCTGGCATGAGGTATCGTCTCGACGTCGCCTACCATGGCCGCGACTTTCACGGTTGGCAGAAGCAACCGGGTCTGCGCACGGTGCAGGGCGAGCTGGAAGTGTGGCTGTCGCGCTTCCTCGGGGACCGGGAAGAAGTGGCGCTCACCGGCGCCGGACGCACCGACACCGGCGTGCATGCCCTGGCGTTGCCGGCGCACTTCGATTGGCCCGAACCGATCGACACCGTGGCGCTGCATCACCGCCTGCGCGTGGCGCTGCCGCATGATCTGGCGATTCTATCCTTCCATCGCGTCGCCGATGACTTCCATGCCCGCTATTCCGCCATCGCCCGCCGCTATGTCTACCGGGTCCGGCGCGGCGCCTGGCCCTTCAATCGCGATCGCGACTGGCAGGTGCATGGCGAACTGGCAATCGACCGTCTCCATGCCTGCGCGGCGATCATTCGCGGCACGCAGGATTTCTCCGGCTTCTGCCGGGCGCTGTCGCTGAAGGAAAACAATCGCTGTAGCGTGACTCACTCCGAGTGGCGCACCGAGGGCGACAACCTTACCTACCGGATCCGCGCCGACCGGTTCCTTCACCAAATGGTGCGGCTGATCGTCGGCACCAGCGTCGCGGTGGCGCGCGGACAGGGAACACCGGAACGCCTCCGCGAGATTCTGACCGCCGGCGATGTCACCCTCTGCGGCGATGCGGCGCCGCCGCACGGTTTGACGCTGGAGGCGGTTGAATACCCGGACGGCGTCGGCGAGCCACTCGATTTCGATTGAATCGGGCGCCCCGACGTGCCTTTCTTAAGAATCTGAACCGACCAAGGAGGAACCGTGAAGATTTTTCTTGATACCGCCAGTGTCGACGAAATCCGCGAGGCGGCCAGTTGGGGCATTCTCGATGGCGTGACCACCAATCCCTCGCTGGTTTCCAAGGAGGGACGCAGCTTCGACGATATCCTGCATGAGATCGTCCAGATCGTCAAGGGGCCGGTCTCGGCCGAAGTGGTCGCCGAGCAGGCCGAGGATATGGTCGAGCAGGGGATTCGTTTGGCCGCCATTGCCCCCAACATCACAGTCAAGGTTCCGATGACCGCCGAGGGGTTGAAGGCGATCCGGCAGTTAAGCGACCGCGAGATCAGCACCAATTGCACCCTGATCTTCAACGCCACCCAGGGGCTGTTGGCCGCCAAGGCGGGCGCCACCTTCGTTTCGCCCTTTGTTGGCCGACTGGATGACATCGGCCATGACGGCATGGAGCTGGTCAGCCAGTTGGTGACGATCTTTGACAACTACGCGCTCTCCACCGAGGTCCTGGCGGCGTCGATTCGTCATCCGCTCCACGTCGTCGAGGCGGCGCTGCGCGGCGCCGATGTCGCCACGATCCCGTTTAAGATTCTCCAGCAGATCATTAAGCACCCGCTGACCGATCTGGGCAACGCGGCGTTCAACCGCGACTGGCAGAAGCTCTCGCCGGACCAACGCAAGGCCGCGGCGCGCGTGTAGCGCCACACGGGGGCATCCGATGATTGACCGCTACACACTCCCCGCCATGGGGGAATTGTGGTCGGAGGAGAACAAGTTCCGCGTCTGGCTGGAGATCGAGTTGCTGGCCTCCGAACGTCTGGCGCAGATGGGGCTCATCCCCAGGGGCGCCCCGGCCCGCATGCGCCGCCGCGCGCGCTTCTCGGTCAAACGCATCGAAGCGATTGAACGCCAAACCCGCCACGATGTCATTGCCTTCACCAAGGACGTTGGCTCGCATCTGGGCGCCGATGAGAAGTATTTGCACTATGGCCTGACCTCCTCCGATGTCGTCGACACCGCGCTGTCGGTGCGGATGGTGCAGGCGGGCGCCTTGTTGCTCGATGCGCTGGAGCCCAGCATCAAACGCACCGCGGCATTGGCGCGCAAATACATTGACACGCCGATCGCCGGACGCACCCACGGGGTCTTCGCCGAGCCGACATCGGCCGGGCTTAAGTTCGCGCTCTGGCATGCGGACTTGAAGCGCGGCCGCCGGCGGCTGAAGTCGGCGATCCACTCGGTGGCTGTCGGCAAGATCTCCGGCGCGGTTGGCAATTTCGTTCACCTCGATCCCTCGGTCGAAGCGTATGTCTGCCGCAAACTCGGTCTGCGCCCCGCGCCGATTTCGACCCAGGTGCTCCAGCGCGACCGTCACGCCGAATACATCTTCGCCATCGCGGCCCTCGGCGCCACCTGCGAGAAGATCGCGCAGGAAATCCGGCTCTTGCACCGCACCGAAACCGGCGAGATGACCGAAGGGTTCGCCAAGGGGCAGCGAGGCTCTTCGGCCATGCCGCACAAGAAGAACCCGATCCTCTGCGAGCGCATCTGCGGGATCGCCCGCCTTCTGCGCGCCCATGTCATCCCGGCGCTGGAGGATGTCGCGCTCTGGCATGAACGCGACATCTCGCACTCCTCGGTTGAACGCGTGATCATTCCCGATGCCACGATCGCGCTGGACTATCAGCTGTATCTGCTCGATCAGGTGCTCACGCAGTTGGGGGTCCACCCGGAACGGATGCGGCAGAATCTTCAGCGGCTGGGGTCGGCGGTCTTTTCGCAGCGCCTGTTGCTG
It includes:
- the truA gene encoding tRNA pseudouridine(38-40) synthase TruA, which produces MRYRLDVAYHGRDFHGWQKQPGLRTVQGELEVWLSRFLGDREEVALTGAGRTDTGVHALALPAHFDWPEPIDTVALHHRLRVALPHDLAILSFHRVADDFHARYSAIARRYVYRVRRGAWPFNRDRDWQVHGELAIDRLHACAAIIRGTQDFSGFCRALSLKENNRCSVTHSEWRTEGDNLTYRIRADRFLHQMVRLIVGTSVAVARGQGTPERLREILTAGDVTLCGDAAPPHGLTLEAVEYPDGVGEPLDFD
- the purB gene encoding adenylosuccinate lyase — encoded protein: MIDRYTLPAMGELWSEENKFRVWLEIELLASERLAQMGLIPRGAPARMRRRARFSVKRIEAIERQTRHDVIAFTKDVGSHLGADEKYLHYGLTSSDVVDTALSVRMVQAGALLLDALEPSIKRTAALARKYIDTPIAGRTHGVFAEPTSAGLKFALWHADLKRGRRRLKSAIHSVAVGKISGAVGNFVHLDPSVEAYVCRKLGLRPAPISTQVLQRDRHAEYIFAIAALGATCEKIAQEIRLLHRTETGEMTEGFAKGQRGSSAMPHKKNPILCERICGIARLLRAHVIPALEDVALWHERDISHSSVERVIIPDATIALDYQLYLLDQVLTQLGVHPERMRQNLQRLGSAVFSQRLLLALSEKIGSRDKSYTIVQRLALEADGDSTFEERVRADQLVQSHLTTRQLDEIFDVRYFLRRSRQILKRALAEK
- the fsa gene encoding fructose-6-phosphate aldolase — translated: MKIFLDTASVDEIREAASWGILDGVTTNPSLVSKEGRSFDDILHEIVQIVKGPVSAEVVAEQAEDMVEQGIRLAAIAPNITVKVPMTAEGLKAIRQLSDREISTNCTLIFNATQGLLAAKAGATFVSPFVGRLDDIGHDGMELVSQLVTIFDNYALSTEVLAASIRHPLHVVEAALRGADVATIPFKILQQIIKHPLTDLGNAAFNRDWQKLSPDQRKAAARV